Proteins found in one Falsirhodobacter algicola genomic segment:
- a CDS encoding polysaccharide biosynthesis protein produces the protein MHDGAESLSASKSKIFGFVEALTRGQKQAILLCLDLILAPLALAMTCALALNSLAPLWLLRQMGPVVPIVAICAGLLSILFGIHRIQLKAFEAQAIRLTGMCSVLLAAVLAVLVALLDLPLRGASIVTFGVTYFLLSVGVRLAMLRALVWVLRQGRTRNRVLIYGAGTTGVQLAAALRSHDSISPVGFIDDNPALHGMTISGLRVFPYAHIPRILRRHDVKRVLLAMPSAPYPQQARIARKLEKEGLKVMTLPSFAQLVGEEKLVDHLAPVVPGRFLNRRQIESTLPQGAEAYVGRTILVSGAGGSVGSELCRQLLATRPKRLVLFEVSELSLYNIERELTELARDTEVEICPVLGSVTDARMARMVIAEHKVEVIFHAAAYKHVPLVEANPIPGLANNVLGTRTLADAANEGGVARFILISTDKAVRPTNVMGASKRLAELVIQDMSKRSRGTVYSMVRFGNVLGSSGSVIPLFKEQIARGGPVTLTHEDVTRFFMTIAEAARLVMLAGSFAGNDCGGEVFVLDMGAPVRIRDLAQQMIEAAGFKLRDENNPDGDIEIQVTGLRPGEKLHEELLIGEGLLTTPHPKILRARENSLTELETARLLRTLRSVVAVGDSEGARDVLRRWVEGYGPERPSPENDPPDAVLQSIPSAQT, from the coding sequence ATGCACGACGGAGCGGAATCCTTGAGCGCATCGAAATCCAAAATTTTCGGCTTTGTAGAAGCGCTTACGCGAGGGCAGAAGCAGGCCATACTTCTGTGCCTCGATCTGATCCTCGCGCCGCTGGCTTTGGCGATGACCTGCGCGCTGGCGCTGAACAGCCTCGCGCCGCTGTGGCTGCTGCGCCAGATGGGGCCGGTGGTGCCGATCGTGGCGATCTGTGCGGGGCTGCTGTCGATCCTGTTCGGCATCCACCGCATCCAGCTCAAGGCCTTCGAGGCGCAGGCGATCCGGCTGACGGGCATGTGCTCGGTGCTGCTGGCGGCGGTGCTGGCGGTGCTCGTCGCGCTCTTGGATCTGCCGCTGCGCGGCGCCAGCATCGTGACCTTCGGCGTGACCTATTTCCTCCTGTCGGTCGGGGTGCGCCTTGCGATGCTGCGCGCGCTCGTCTGGGTGCTGCGGCAGGGGCGTACGCGCAACCGGGTGCTGATCTATGGCGCGGGAACCACGGGGGTGCAGCTTGCGGCCGCCCTGCGCTCGCACGATTCCATTTCTCCGGTCGGGTTCATCGACGACAATCCGGCCCTGCATGGCATGACCATTTCGGGCCTGCGGGTGTTCCCCTATGCCCATATCCCGCGCATCCTGCGCCGCCATGACGTGAAGCGCGTGCTTCTGGCCATGCCGTCGGCCCCCTATCCGCAGCAGGCCCGCATCGCCCGCAAGCTGGAGAAGGAGGGCCTGAAGGTGATGACCCTTCCGTCCTTCGCCCAGCTCGTCGGCGAGGAGAAGCTGGTCGATCATCTGGCCCCCGTGGTGCCGGGCCGCTTCCTCAACCGCCGCCAGATCGAAAGCACCCTGCCGCAGGGCGCCGAGGCCTATGTCGGGCGCACCATCCTCGTATCGGGGGCGGGCGGGTCGGTCGGCTCCGAACTCTGCCGCCAGCTTCTGGCGACGCGTCCCAAGCGCCTCGTCCTGTTCGAAGTCTCCGAACTCTCGCTCTACAACATCGAGCGTGAGCTGACCGAGCTTGCCCGCGACACCGAGGTGGAGATCTGCCCCGTCCTCGGCTCGGTCACGGATGCGCGGATGGCGCGCATGGTCATCGCCGAACACAAGGTGGAGGTGATTTTCCACGCCGCCGCCTACAAGCACGTCCCGCTGGTGGAGGCGAACCCCATTCCGGGGCTGGCCAATAACGTTCTGGGCACGCGCACGCTGGCCGATGCCGCGAACGAGGGGGGTGTCGCCCGCTTCATCCTGATCTCTACCGACAAGGCCGTGCGGCCCACCAATGTGATGGGCGCGTCCAAACGGCTGGCGGAACTGGTGATTCAGGACATGAGCAAGCGGTCCCGCGGAACGGTCTATTCCATGGTCCGCTTCGGCAACGTCCTCGGCTCCTCCGGCTCGGTCATTCCGCTGTTCAAGGAGCAGATCGCCCGCGGCGGCCCCGTCACCCTGACGCATGAGGATGTGACGCGCTTCTTCATGACCATCGCCGAGGCGGCGCGGCTCGTGATGCTCGCCGGTTCCTTCGCGGGCAACGATTGCGGGGGCGAGGTGTTCGTCCTCGATATGGGCGCGCCGGTGCGCATCCGCGATCTGGCCCAGCAGATGATCGAAGCCGCCGGTTTCAAGCTGCGGGACGAGAACAATCCCGATGGCGATATCGAGATTCAGGTCACCGGCCTGCGCCCCGGCGAGAAGCTGCACGAAGAACTCCTGATCGGCGAAGGGCTTCTAACCACGCCGCATCCGAAGATCCTGCGCGCCCGCGAAAACTCCCTGACCGAGCTTGAGACGGCGCGACTTTTGCGCACCTTGCGTTCCGTGGTGGCCGTGGGTGATAGTGAAGGGGCGCGCGATGTGCTGCGCCGCTGGGTCGAAGGCTACGGACCCGAGCGGCCGTCGCCCGAAAACGACCCGCCCGATGCCGTTCTCCAGTCCATCCCGTCCGCCCAGACCTGA
- a CDS encoding sugar transferase: MTLPKRLFDIVLALVLAALLAVPFLVLCAVLLAVQGRPIFYVAERMRAPGQPFALWKLRTMRPAGPNEAGVSGGDKSARISPLGRALRKTRADEIPQLWNVLRGDMSFVGPRPPLRQYVERFPDLYAEVLKSRPGITGLASLHIHGFEERILAPCRTAEETDRVYTRRSIPRKARLDLIYQRHQSVCFDIALIWQTARRVLMARFRHKPPHVR, encoded by the coding sequence ATGACCCTGCCGAAACGTCTGTTCGACATCGTCCTCGCGCTGGTTCTGGCCGCGCTTCTGGCCGTGCCGTTCCTCGTGCTCTGCGCGGTGCTGCTGGCGGTGCAGGGGCGGCCGATCTTCTATGTGGCCGAACGGATGCGCGCCCCCGGCCAGCCCTTCGCCCTGTGGAAGCTGCGCACCATGCGCCCCGCCGGCCCGAACGAGGCGGGCGTGTCGGGCGGCGACAAGAGCGCGCGGATCTCCCCCCTTGGGCGGGCACTGCGCAAGACCCGCGCCGATGAGATCCCGCAACTGTGGAACGTGCTGCGCGGCGATATGAGTTTCGTCGGCCCCCGCCCGCCGCTACGCCAATATGTCGAACGCTTCCCCGACCTCTATGCCGAGGTGCTGAAAAGCCGCCCCGGCATCACCGGCCTCGCCTCGCTCCATATCCACGGATTCGAGGAACGCATCCTCGCGCCCTGCCGCACCGCCGAGGAGACGGACCGCGTCTATACCCGCCGTTCGATCCCCCGCAAGGCGCGGCTCGACCTCATCTATCAGCGTCACCAAAGTGTCTGCTTCGACATCGCCTTGATCTGGCAGACGGCCCGCCGTGTCCTTATGGCACGTTTTCGCCATAAACCTCCGCATGTTCGATGA
- a CDS encoding NAD-dependent epimerase/dehydratase family protein: protein MPNDLIVTGATGRLARLLRPHWPDATWLARGAPWPEGRGGTILNLAGVTDPSGPLEDNVTTAAAAIAEGARRGARVFLMSSAAVYGQGMRDFHEEDAPAPLNAYGAAKARMEALASGAILLRLGNVAGADALLGRAAGHVTLDPAGPEGPVRSYIGPATLARVLGHLFATPSLPRILNIAEPPPIGMAALLDAAGIDWSFGPERAGTIPRVGLDTARLQAICPLPPADPARMVAEWRAA from the coding sequence ATGCCGAATGATCTGATCGTCACCGGCGCGACCGGGCGGCTGGCCCGCCTTCTCCGCCCCCATTGGCCGGATGCGACATGGCTGGCCCGCGGCGCGCCTTGGCCCGAGGGGCGGGGCGGCACGATCCTGAACCTTGCGGGCGTCACCGATCCGTCCGGCCCGCTGGAGGATAACGTAACGACCGCCGCCGCCGCCATCGCCGAAGGGGCGCGGCGGGGCGCGCGGGTGTTCCTGATGTCCTCGGCGGCGGTCTATGGGCAAGGGATGCGCGATTTTCACGAAGAGGACGCCCCGGCGCCGCTGAACGCCTATGGCGCGGCCAAGGCGCGGATGGAGGCGCTTGCGAGCGGGGCCATCCTGCTTCGGCTGGGCAATGTCGCGGGGGCGGATGCGCTTCTGGGCCGGGCGGCGGGGCATGTCACGCTGGATCCCGCAGGGCCGGAGGGGCCGGTGCGGTCCTATATCGGGCCTGCGACGCTGGCGCGGGTGCTGGGGCATCTTTTTGCTACGCCGTCGCTGCCGCGCATCCTGAACATCGCCGAGCCGCCGCCGATCGGCATGGCGGCCCTGCTGGACGCCGCCGGCATCGACTGGTCCTTCGGGCCAGAGCGGGCGGGCACGATCCCCCGCGTCGGCCTCGATACCGCGCGCCTGCAGGCGATCTGCCCCCTGCCGCCCGCAGACCCCGCCCGCATGGTCGCGGAATGGAGGGCGGCATGA
- a CDS encoding MarR family winged helix-turn-helix transcriptional regulator, which yields MTDRTEDIAVALFGELFMTDQLARARISKVLPKGMELSHFGVLNHLARLGEERTPAQLAKSFRVTRGAMTNTLAKLEWAGHVHIRPDWDDARRKFVAISPSGRQARDAALSAIVPTVSDVIRALGPGKIRALLPVLREMRVRFEHAE from the coding sequence ATGACCGACCGCACCGAGGACATCGCCGTCGCCCTGTTCGGCGAGCTGTTCATGACCGATCAGCTCGCCCGGGCGCGCATCTCCAAAGTGCTGCCCAAGGGGATGGAACTGTCGCATTTCGGTGTGCTGAACCATCTCGCCCGCCTCGGAGAAGAGCGGACGCCCGCGCAGCTGGCAAAATCGTTCCGCGTGACGCGCGGGGCGATGACCAACACGCTGGCCAAGCTGGAATGGGCCGGGCATGTGCATATCCGCCCCGACTGGGACGATGCGCGGCGCAAGTTCGTCGCGATCTCCCCCTCCGGGCGGCAGGCGCGCGATGCGGCGCTCAGCGCGATCGTGCCCACCGTGTCGGATGTGATCCGCGCGCTGGGGCCGGGAAAGATCCGCGCCCTTCTGCCGGTCCTGCGCGAGATGCGGGTGCGGTTCGAACATGCCGAATGA
- the grxC gene encoding glutaredoxin 3 produces the protein MKPVEIYTTPTCPFCHAAKALLSRKGVSFTEIDVSRDPGLRTKMTQRAGGSRTVPQIFVGDTHVGGCDDLHALDGAGKLDPLLA, from the coding sequence ATGAAACCCGTCGAGATCTACACCACGCCGACCTGCCCCTTCTGCCATGCCGCCAAGGCGCTTTTGTCGCGCAAGGGCGTCTCCTTCACCGAGATCGACGTCAGCCGCGATCCCGGCCTGCGCACCAAGATGACCCAGCGCGCGGGCGGCAGCCGCACGGTGCCGCAGATCTTCGTCGGCGACACGCATGTCGGCGGCTGCGACGATCTGCACGCGCTGGACGGGGCCGGCAAGCTGGACCCCCTTCTGGCCTGA
- a CDS encoding ComF family protein: MGMQAALRLFYPPACLCCGAATGSDGLCGTCWRDTPFITGTVCTLCGTPLPGEGDGACDECLALQPPWAQGRAALSYGGNGRRLVLALKHGDRHDLIGPAAGWMLRAAAPMLVPGMIVAPVPLHWTRLLRRRFNQSALLSRAIARGAGLVHMPDLLIRPRRTPSQDGRDRQGRFENMTGALRLRRPALVEGRHILLVDDVMTTGATLSAATEVCLDAGAAGVSVVVLARVGKST; encoded by the coding sequence ATGGGAATGCAAGCGGCGCTGCGGTTGTTCTATCCGCCCGCCTGTCTGTGCTGCGGGGCGGCGACGGGGTCGGACGGGCTGTGCGGGACGTGCTGGCGCGATACGCCCTTCATCACGGGTACGGTCTGCACCCTTTGCGGCACGCCCCTGCCGGGCGAGGGGGACGGGGCATGTGACGAATGCCTTGCGTTGCAGCCCCCTTGGGCGCAGGGGCGCGCGGCCCTGTCCTATGGCGGGAACGGGCGGCGGCTGGTGCTGGCGCTGAAGCATGGCGACCGGCATGATCTGATCGGGCCGGCGGCGGGCTGGATGCTGCGGGCGGCGGCGCCGATGCTGGTGCCGGGGATGATCGTGGCGCCGGTGCCGCTGCACTGGACGCGGCTGCTGCGGCGGCGGTTCAACCAGTCCGCTCTGCTGTCGCGGGCGATCGCGCGGGGGGCGGGGCTCGTGCATATGCCCGACCTTCTGATCCGCCCGCGGCGCACCCCGTCGCAGGATGGGCGGGACCGGCAGGGCCGGTTCGAGAACATGACCGGCGCGCTGCGCCTGCGCCGCCCCGCACTGGTGGAGGGGCGGCACATCCTTCTGGTCGATGACGTGATGACCACCGGCGCCACCCTGTCGGCCGCGACCGAGGTCTGCCTCGATGCCGGGGCGGCGGGCGTGTCGGTCGTGGTGCTGGCGCGCGTGGGCAAAAGCACCTAG
- a CDS encoding SAM-dependent methyltransferase: protein MTPQLTDRPALALHRARATPDALFLHAAVAAEAQERMKEVNRTFTDITVVTPFPDLWPGFRTVPDADVLDIAPASQDLVIHALCLHWADDPVGQIVQARRGLRPDGLFLCATLGGQTLHELRAALAEAEVAVTGGLSPRVLPMGEIRDLGALLQRGGLALPVADADSLTVRYRDALHLMRDLRGMGETSALAARPRRFTRRAVLLEAARRYAAAYAEADGRIPATFETIWLTGWAPDPGQPQPLRPGTATHRLADALRPKD from the coding sequence ATGACGCCGCAGTTGACCGACCGCCCTGCCCTTGCCCTGCACCGCGCCCGCGCCACCCCGGACGCGCTGTTCCTGCACGCCGCCGTCGCCGCCGAGGCGCAGGAGAGGATGAAAGAGGTTAACAGGACGTTTACCGACATCACGGTCGTCACGCCCTTCCCGGACCTCTGGCCCGGGTTCCGCACGGTGCCCGATGCCGATGTGCTGGACATCGCGCCCGCCTCGCAGGATCTGGTGATCCATGCGCTCTGCCTGCACTGGGCCGACGATCCGGTGGGGCAGATCGTGCAGGCGCGCCGGGGGCTGCGGCCGGATGGGCTGTTCCTCTGCGCCACGCTGGGCGGGCAGACGCTGCACGAATTGCGCGCCGCCCTCGCCGAGGCGGAGGTGGCGGTGACGGGCGGCCTGTCCCCCCGCGTGCTGCCGATGGGCGAGATCCGCGATCTGGGTGCCCTGCTGCAACGGGGCGGGCTGGCGCTGCCCGTCGCCGATGCCGATAGCCTGACCGTCCGCTACCGCGATGCGTTGCATCTGATGCGCGATCTGCGCGGGATGGGCGAAACCTCGGCCCTTGCTGCCCGTCCCCGCCGCTTCACCCGCCGCGCCGTCCTCCTAGAGGCCGCGCGCCGCTATGCCGCCGCCTATGCCGAGGCCGATGGCCGCATTCCCGCCACCTTCGAGACGATCTGGCTGACCGGTTGGGCCCCCGATCCGGGGCAGCCGCAACCCCTGCGGCCGGGCACGGCCACGCATCGCCTTGCGGATGCCCTGCGTCCGAAGGATTGA
- the hemH gene encoding ferrochelatase → MSHIPADHPPIRSPKIGVLLANLGTPDGYDYWNMRRYLSEFLSDRRVIDYPRWKWQPLLQTVILAKRPFSSGANYKSIWNHDKGESPLMTITKDQTAALAAELPEVMVDFCMRYGNPSTESKVQAMVEAGCDRILFVPLYPQYAGATTATANDAFFAAVTKMFRAPAVRTAPEYFEHPAYVAALAESVREAWDAMETKPDVLVASYHGMPKRYLMQGDPYHCKCQKTTRLLREALGWDKDMIHTSFQSVFGPEEWLRPYTVEHVAELARQGKRNIAVVAPAFSADCIETLEEINGEIREAFEHAGGETFTYIPCLNERPTHIRALAQIIREQLQGWI, encoded by the coding sequence ATGTCCCATATCCCCGCCGACCACCCCCCGATCCGATCCCCGAAAATCGGTGTGCTGCTTGCCAATCTCGGCACGCCGGACGGTTACGATTACTGGAACATGCGCCGCTACCTGTCGGAGTTCCTGTCGGACCGCCGCGTGATCGACTATCCGCGCTGGAAATGGCAGCCGCTGTTGCAGACGGTGATCCTTGCCAAGCGCCCGTTCAGTTCCGGCGCCAATTACAAATCGATCTGGAACCACGACAAGGGCGAAAGCCCCCTGATGACGATCACCAAGGATCAGACGGCGGCGCTGGCGGCCGAGCTTCCCGAAGTGATGGTCGATTTCTGCATGCGCTATGGCAATCCGAGCACCGAATCCAAGGTGCAGGCCATGGTGGAGGCCGGCTGCGACCGCATCCTGTTCGTCCCGCTCTATCCGCAATATGCGGGCGCGACGACGGCCACGGCCAATGACGCCTTCTTCGCCGCGGTCACGAAAATGTTCCGCGCCCCCGCCGTCCGCACCGCGCCTGAATATTTCGAGCATCCCGCCTATGTCGCGGCGCTGGCCGAATCCGTCCGCGAGGCGTGGGACGCGATGGAGACGAAGCCCGACGTGCTCGTGGCGTCCTATCACGGGATGCCCAAGCGCTATCTGATGCAGGGCGACCCCTACCACTGCAAATGCCAGAAGACGACGCGGCTGCTGCGCGAGGCGCTGGGCTGGGACAAGGACATGATCCATACCAGCTTCCAGTCGGTGTTCGGCCCGGAGGAATGGCTGCGCCCCTACACGGTGGAGCATGTGGCCGAACTGGCACGGCAGGGCAAACGGAACATCGCCGTGGTCGCGCCTGCGTTTTCGGCCGACTGCATCGAAACGCTGGAGGAGATCAACGGCGAGATCCGCGAGGCCTTCGAACATGCCGGCGGCGAGACCTTCACCTACATCCCCTGCCTGAACGAGCGTCCGACGCATATCCGCGCCTTGGCGCAGATCATCCGCGAACAGCTTCAGGGCTGGATCTGA
- a CDS encoding L,D-transpeptidase yields MSDVKLNRRVLLGAAAASAAVSAVPAFAQSMQNSTQMESSAAIRSNISSFRMLDWRDHFDNTNGGAILVDLTSRALHFWSADQSVYKLYPCSIPLSEDLTRRGRTQVVEKRENPTWRPTPAMRERNPEWPAVVEGGAPDNPLGVRAMYLSWQYYRIHGTHDTRKIGRASSNGCIGLYNEHIVELYNLSSVGTQVLLI; encoded by the coding sequence ATGAGCGACGTGAAGCTCAACCGTCGCGTGCTGCTGGGTGCGGCCGCGGCAAGCGCAGCCGTTTCGGCCGTGCCGGCATTCGCACAGAGCATGCAGAACTCCACGCAGATGGAGTCGTCGGCCGCGATCCGTTCGAACATTTCGAGCTTCCGTATGCTCGACTGGCGCGATCACTTCGACAACACGAATGGCGGGGCGATTCTCGTCGACCTGACCTCGCGTGCGCTGCACTTCTGGTCGGCGGATCAATCGGTGTACAAGCTCTACCCGTGCTCGATCCCGCTGTCCGAGGATCTGACGCGACGTGGCCGGACGCAGGTCGTGGAGAAGCGCGAGAACCCGACATGGCGCCCGACCCCCGCCATGCGCGAGCGCAACCCCGAATGGCCCGCCGTGGTCGAAGGCGGCGCGCCGGACAACCCGCTGGGCGTGCGGGCCATGTACCTGTCTTGGCAATATTACCGCATCCACGGCACGCATGACACGCGCAAGATCGGTCGTGCGTCCTCCAACGGCTGCATCGGGCTGTATAACGAGCATATCGTCGAACTCTACAACCTGAGCTCGGTCGGCACGCAGGTGTTGCTCATTTGA
- a CDS encoding CAP domain-containing protein, with translation MKHLSLLALCGVVALSACSSTPAVQLGPDGQPVQRAYMIAPGQEAEITYNLLDSMNTLRRAKNLPPLQLNSALIAASKTHARDMSVQNRPWHFGSDGSSPLVRANRVGYSGKLLGEDISETYQTETQTLGDWMGQQGTREVILNPEATDVGIAWFQEPAGKIWWTIMTGAGGGGYTPQMAMSQ, from the coding sequence ATGAAACACCTCTCCCTCCTTGCGTTGTGCGGCGTGGTCGCTCTCTCCGCATGTTCCTCGACACCGGCGGTCCAATTGGGCCCCGACGGCCAGCCGGTGCAGCGCGCCTATATGATCGCCCCCGGACAAGAGGCGGAGATCACCTACAACCTCCTCGATTCGATGAACACGCTGCGCCGGGCCAAGAACCTTCCGCCGCTGCAACTGAACTCGGCGCTGATCGCCGCATCCAAGACCCATGCGCGCGACATGTCGGTGCAGAACCGGCCGTGGCATTTCGGCTCCGACGGCTCCTCGCCGCTCGTGCGAGCGAATCGCGTCGGGTATTCGGGCAAGCTCCTCGGCGAGGACATCTCCGAGACCTATCAGACCGAAACCCAGACCTTGGGCGACTGGATGGGCCAACAGGGCACGCGCGAAGTGATCCTGAACCCCGAGGCCACCGATGTCGGCATCGCATGGTTCCAAGAGCCTGCGGGCAAGATCTGGTGGACGATCATGACGGGTGCGGGCGGTGGCGGCTACACGCCCCAGATGGCCATGTCCCAGTAA
- a CDS encoding L,D-transpeptidase family protein, with product MRAVNLILALALMMVLASCGAKAPPKILTYDGPPITSIQVQKANRKMYLLSGNQVVKSFDIALGFAPVGHKEYEGDGKTPEGTYWIDRRNPNSAFHLSLGVSYPNADDRIHALANGKLPGGDIFIHGDSPWTKRQVDWTAGCIAVTDEEIEEIYAMVREGTVIQILP from the coding sequence ATGCGGGCAGTGAACCTTATCCTCGCGCTGGCACTGATGATGGTGCTGGCCTCCTGCGGTGCAAAGGCGCCCCCAAAGATCCTGACCTATGACGGGCCGCCGATCACCTCGATCCAAGTCCAAAAGGCCAATCGCAAGATGTACCTGCTGAGCGGGAATCAGGTCGTGAAGTCCTTCGACATCGCGCTCGGTTTCGCGCCGGTGGGCCATAAGGAATACGAAGGCGACGGCAAGACGCCCGAAGGCACCTATTGGATCGACCGCCGCAACCCCAATAGCGCGTTCCATCTGTCGCTGGGCGTGTCCTATCCCAACGCCGATGACCGCATCCATGCGCTCGCCAATGGCAAGCTGCCGGGGGGCGACATCTTCATCCATGGCGATTCGCCTTGGACCAAGCGTCAGGTGGATTGGACGGCGGGATGCATCGCCGTCACCGACGAAGAGATCGAAGAGATCTATGCCATGGTGCGCGAAGGCACCGTCATCCAGATCCTTCCGTGA
- a CDS encoding class I SAM-dependent RNA methyltransferase has protein sequence MRLVADRLGHRGDAVAHIASDAGPAGPVFIPRILPGEEVEGEVVGDRMPAPSIVTPSPDRVKAPCPHYRTCGGCALQHASDPFVEGWKRDVVARALAAQGLDAPLGEVRTSPMRTRRRAVLHGRRTKGGALLGFHARASDTLVAVPECLLLTPALMAAFPALEALVRTGGSRSAELALTVTDSLHGPDVAVTGGKPLDPALHGDLAALAEAHGLARLTWDREVVALRHAPAQAFGAARVTPPPGAFLQATAAGEAALLAFVQGAVAGARRIADLFAGCGTFALPLAEAAEVHAVEGDAAMTAALDQGWRRAQGLRRVTTEARDLFRRPLEADELKPYDAVVIDPPRAGAEAQTAALARSAVPVVAMISCNPVTFARDALTLTRAGFTLHAVEVVDQFRWSSHVELAAHFTRR, from the coding sequence ATGAGACTTGTTGCGGACAGGCTGGGGCATCGCGGCGACGCGGTGGCCCATATCGCGTCGGATGCGGGGCCCGCGGGCCCCGTCTTCATTCCGCGCATCCTGCCGGGCGAAGAGGTGGAGGGCGAGGTCGTCGGCGACCGGATGCCCGCCCCGTCGATCGTAACGCCCTCGCCGGACCGGGTGAAGGCGCCGTGCCCCCATTACCGGACCTGCGGCGGCTGCGCGCTGCAACACGCCTCGGACCCGTTCGTAGAGGGGTGGAAACGCGACGTGGTTGCTCGCGCCTTGGCCGCGCAGGGCTTGGATGCCCCGCTGGGCGAGGTGCGGACCTCGCCGATGCGGACCCGGCGGCGGGCGGTCCTGCATGGGCGGCGCACGAAGGGTGGGGCGCTCTTGGGCTTTCACGCGCGCGCCTCGGATACGCTGGTGGCGGTGCCGGAATGCCTGCTGCTGACGCCTGCGCTGATGGCGGCCTTTCCGGCGCTGGAGGCGCTGGTGCGCACCGGCGGCTCGCGCAGCGCCGAGCTTGCGCTGACGGTGACGGACAGCCTGCACGGCCCGGATGTGGCGGTGACGGGGGGCAAACCGCTCGATCCGGCGCTGCATGGCGATCTGGCGGCGCTGGCCGAGGCGCATGGCCTTGCCCGCCTGACATGGGACCGCGAGGTGGTGGCCCTGCGCCACGCGCCCGCGCAGGCCTTCGGGGCCGCCCGTGTGACGCCGCCGCCCGGCGCGTTCCTTCAGGCCACCGCCGCCGGCGAGGCGGCGCTTCTGGCCTTCGTGCAGGGCGCGGTGGCGGGCGCGCGGCGGATTGCGGACCTCTTTGCCGGTTGCGGCACCTTTGCGCTGCCCTTGGCCGAAGCGGCCGAGGTTCATGCCGTCGAAGGCGATGCGGCGATGACGGCCGCCCTCGATCAGGGCTGGCGGCGGGCGCAGGGCCTGCGCCGCGTCACGACCGAGGCGCGCGATCTGTTCCGCCGCCCGCTGGAGGCCGACGAGTTGAAGCCCTATGACGCCGTGGTGATCGACCCGCCCCGCGCGGGCGCCGAGGCGCAGACCGCCGCATTGGCGCGCAGCGCGGTGCCGGTGGTGGCCATGATCTCCTGCAATCCCGTAACCTTCGCGCGCGATGCCCTGACGCTGACGCGCGCCGGTTTCACGCTGCACGCCGTCGAGGTGGTGGACCAGTTCCGATGGTCGAGCCATGTGGAACTTGCCGCTCATTTCACACGGAGGTGA